A genomic region of Parcubacteria group bacterium contains the following coding sequences:
- the murG gene encoding undecaprenyldiphospho-muramoylpentapeptide beta-N-acetylglucosaminyltransferase, with amino-acid sequence MRILLTGGGTGGHIFPLVSIVRKIREKLGDEAEFLYVGSGVAIEKEVMKEEGIRAKYILAGKARRYFSLMNFVDFFKTPIGFFQSLWILLSFMPDVVFSKGGYVSVPVVMAAWIYRIPIIIHESDAVPGTANRILEKFSNKVAIAYPTTQNYFEASKTALVGNPVREGINSGNKEEARKFFNFTESKPVILVLGGSQGSEIINESVIRILPRILQHAQIIHQTGEKNYEKVVHGAGEQGIKAGREGYFPVPFMDFETIKQAYALADMVISRAGANIIAEIAANAKPNILIPLEHSAQDHQRMNAYEIAKAGGTLVLEESNLGENIFFEKIEKILFDEELKKNMSHNISAFYHPNAAEYLADGLIELGRK; translated from the coding sequence GAGGGCACATTTTTCCTTTAGTTTCCATAGTCAGAAAAATAAGGGAAAAATTAGGAGATGAAGCGGAATTTCTCTATGTCGGTTCTGGCGTTGCGATAGAGAAGGAGGTTATGAAGGAAGAAGGAATTCGGGCGAAATATATTTTGGCGGGAAAAGCCAGGAGATATTTTTCCTTGATGAATTTTGTGGATTTTTTCAAAACTCCCATAGGTTTTTTTCAATCTCTCTGGATTTTGCTTTCATTTATGCCCGATGTGGTTTTTTCTAAAGGCGGATATGTTTCTGTCCCAGTTGTTATGGCTGCTTGGATATATAGAATCCCGATAATTATTCACGAGTCGGATGCTGTTCCTGGAACTGCCAATAGGATATTGGAGAAATTTTCAAACAAAGTTGCTATTGCCTATCCAACCACTCAAAATTATTTTGAGGCTTCGAAAACAGCCTTAGTTGGAAATCCGGTGAGAGAGGGGATTAATAGCGGAAACAAGGAAGAAGCGAGAAAATTTTTTAATTTTACCGAGTCAAAACCTGTGATATTAGTTTTGGGAGGAAGCCAGGGTTCAGAAATTATCAACGAATCGGTTATCAGGATTCTTCCGAGAATTCTTCAACATGCCCAGATAATCCATCAAACCGGTGAAAAAAATTATGAAAAAGTTGTTCATGGCGCAGGGGAGCAAGGGATAAAAGCCGGAAGAGAAGGATACTTCCCCGTCCCTTTTATGGATTTTGAAACAATAAAGCAGGCATATGCTTTGGCTGACATGGTAATCAGCCGGGCAGGAGCCAATATTATTGCGGAAATAGCGGCCAATGCCAAGCCGAATATTCTTATTCCGCTTGAACATTCTGCGCAGGATCACCAAAGAATGAATGCCTATGAAATTGCCAAAGCCGGAGGAACTTTGGTTTTGGAAGAATCCAATCTGGGAGAAAATATTTTCTTCGAAAAAATAGAAAAGATACTTTTCGATGAAGAACTCAAAAAAAATATGTCCCACAATATAAGTGCGTTCTATCATCCCAACGCAGCGGAATATCTAGCGGACGGGCTGATTGAGTTGGGAAGGAAATAA
- a CDS encoding transposase, whose protein sequence is MPSVRIKKELNSSIYFLTITVKNWYYVLDRYDRWDILANSLKFFQNKKGLKIFGFVFMTNHIHLLIFSDDVSGFVRDFKKFTAREILANIQKTEPSILKLFLSEDGNHFWSKTNMPELIESEKFFAQKLNYIHNNPVKRNYVEIPENWHWSSANPNSGIKIESVYEYE, encoded by the coding sequence ATGCCATCTGTCAGAATTAAAAAAGAATTAAATTCGTCGATATATTTTCTGACAATAACAGTTAAAAATTGGTATTATGTTCTAGATAGGTATGATCGTTGGGATATTTTGGCCAATTCATTAAAATTTTTTCAAAACAAAAAAGGTTTAAAGATATTCGGTTTTGTTTTCATGACTAATCATATTCATCTTTTGATTTTCTCCGATGATGTTTCCGGTTTCGTTAGAGATTTCAAAAAATTTACTGCCAGAGAAATTCTTGCTAATATTCAGAAAACTGAGCCAAGCATTTTAAAATTGTTTTTGAGTGAAGATGGCAATCATTTTTGGAGCAAGACTAATATGCCGGAGCTGATTGAATCTGAAAAATTCTTTGCCCAAAAATTGAATTATATTCATAATAATCCGGTCAAGAGAAACTACGTTGAGATTCCTGAGAATTGGCATTGGTCGTCGGCTAATCCTAATAGCGGGATAAAAATTGAAAGCGTATATGAATACGAATAA
- the murC gene encoding UDP-N-acetylmuramate--L-alanine ligase, translating into MNLNQIKKAYFIGIKGAGMTAVAEILKARGIEISGSDTKEKFFTDEILKRNNIKYFEEFKAGNIPEDVDLIIYSTAYSENNNTEMLEARKRGLNMLSYPEVLGLLFKEKLGIAVCGTHGKTTTTAILASCLKEAGTDPTAIVGSKAIDWDSSSLNGKGNFFVAEADEYQNKLKYYNPWAVVLTSVDWDHPDFFPTFEEYKKAFRDFVEKIPKHGFLVVCGDDADAIEAAKNASCQVITYGFADGCDYRIEDLSSKNWSEEGELVKTFKFFYKEEFLEDFGTKIIGRHNMQNAAAAIAVCHKLKLDLEKVKNAILNFHGTSRRFEKIGERGGAILIDDYAHHPEEIKATLKAAREKYYRKNIWTVFHPHTFTRTKALFHEFAQSFDNTDKVIVIDIYGSAREEQGGVSSKDLVDLINRYNPGKAEYVPTIPEVVEFLKNKISGKDLVISMGAGNVWEVTKELAE; encoded by the coding sequence ATGAACCTTAACCAAATTAAAAAAGCTTATTTTATCGGAATTAAGGGGGCAGGAATGACAGCGGTGGCTGAGATTTTGAAGGCGCGCGGAATTGAAATTTCCGGATCGGATACGAAGGAAAAATTTTTCACCGATGAAATTTTAAAGAGGAATAATATAAAATATTTTGAGGAGTTTAAAGCCGGAAATATTCCGGAAGATGTTGATTTGATAATTTATTCCACCGCTTATAGCGAAAACAATAACACGGAAATGTTGGAAGCCAGAAAGAGGGGACTCAATATGCTGAGTTATCCGGAAGTTTTGGGTTTGTTATTCAAAGAAAAATTGGGAATTGCGGTTTGCGGAACGCACGGAAAAACAACCACCACGGCGATTTTAGCATCTTGCCTCAAGGAAGCTGGAACCGATCCGACAGCTATTGTCGGGAGCAAAGCGATAGATTGGGATAGCAGTTCATTGAATGGAAAAGGAAATTTTTTTGTGGCGGAAGCGGATGAATATCAGAATAAATTGAAATATTACAATCCCTGGGCAGTAGTGCTCACTAGCGTAGACTGGGACCATCCGGATTTTTTTCCGACTTTTGAAGAATACAAAAAAGCTTTTCGCGATTTTGTGGAGAAAATTCCCAAACACGGATTCTTGGTAGTTTGCGGAGATGACGCGGATGCAATTGAGGCGGCAAAAAACGCTAGTTGCCAAGTTATCACTTATGGATTCGCTGATGGATGCGATTACAGGATAGAGGATTTGTCTTCAAAAAATTGGTCAGAAGAAGGTGAATTGGTCAAAACTTTTAAATTTTTTTATAAAGAAGAGTTTCTGGAAGATTTTGGAACTAAAATAATCGGGAGGCATAATATGCAAAATGCCGCGGCGGCGATTGCTGTTTGCCACAAATTAAAATTGGATCTGGAAAAAGTGAAAAATGCGATTTTAAATTTCCATGGCACCTCCAGAAGATTTGAAAAAATCGGCGAAAGAGGCGGCGCGATTTTGATCGATGATTATGCCCATCACCCGGAAGAAATAAAAGCCACTCTCAAAGCGGCCAGAGAAAAATATTATCGGAAAAACATCTGGACAGTTTTCCATCCGCATACCTTTACCCGGACTAAAGCTCTTTTCCATGAGTTTGCGCAAAGTTTTGACAATACGGACAAAGTTATTGTGATTGATATTTATGGAAGCGCGAGGGAAGAGCAAGGAGGAGTGTCTTCAAAAGATTTAGTTGATTTAATAAACAGATACAATCCTGGAAAAGCGGAATATGTTCCGACTATTCCGGAAGTGGTTGAATTTTTGAAAAATAAAATTTCCGGAAAAGACCTGGTAATTTCTATGGGTGCGGGAAATG